One genomic segment of Diceros bicornis minor isolate mBicDic1 chromosome 13, mDicBic1.mat.cur, whole genome shotgun sequence includes these proteins:
- the RAB42 gene encoding ras-related protein Rab-42 — protein MEAGGCRYQFRIALLGDAAVGKTSLLRRYVAGAPRTPEPEPEAESTPTVGVEFYSRALQLPAGPRVKLQLWDTAGEERFRCITRSFYRNMVGVLLVFDVTNRKSFEHIPDWHQEVMATQGPDKAIFLLVGHKSDLQSTRCVSAQEAEELAASLGMAFMETSAKSNCNVDLAFDTLADAIQRALQQGDIKLEEDRGGVRLIHKTQIARPPSRKQHSGPCQC, from the exons gaggctgggggctgccgCTACCAGTTCCGGATCGCGCTGCTGGGGGACGCGGCGGTGGGCAAGACGTCGCTGCTGCGGCGCTACGTGGCGGGCGCGCCCCGGACCCCCGAGCCCGAGCCCGAGGCGGAGTCGACGCCCACGGTCGGCGTCGAGTTCTACAGCCGCGCGCTGCAGCTGCCGGCCGGGCCCCGCGTCAAGCTGCAGCTCTGGGACACCGCGGGCGAGGAGCGCTTCAG GTGCATCACCAGGTCCTTCTACCGGAACATGGTGGGTGTCCTGCTGGTCTTTGATGTGACAAACAGGAAGTCCTTTGAACACATCCCAGACTGGCACCAGGAGGTCATGGCCACTCAGGGCCCCGACAAGGCAATCTTCCTGCTGGTTGGCCACAAGAGTGACCTGCAGAGCACCCGTTGTGTCTCGGCTCAGGAGGCAGAGGAACTGGCCGCCTCCCTGGGCATGGCCTTCATGGAGACCTCAGCCAAAAGCAACTGCAATGTGGATCTGGCCTTCGACACCCTCGCTGACGCCATCCAGCGGGCCCTGCAGCAGGGGGACATCAAGCTGGAGGAGGACCGGGGCGGTGTGCGGCTCATCCACAAGACCCAAATCGCCAGGCCCCCCAGCAGGAAGCAGCACTCAGGCCCATGCCAGTGTTGA